In the Juglans microcarpa x Juglans regia isolate MS1-56 chromosome 6D, Jm3101_v1.0, whole genome shotgun sequence genome, one interval contains:
- the LOC121235239 gene encoding LOW QUALITY PROTEIN: probable sugar phosphate/phosphate translocator At1g12500 (The sequence of the model RefSeq protein was modified relative to this genomic sequence to represent the inferred CDS: inserted 1 base in 1 codon) — MVEAQTWTTRRMSNPRLETGANDQVLDIPVTPPGDVRNNNMSWSYFSFSPNLMTAMIIASWYFSNIGXLLLNKYLLSFYGFRYPIFLTMLHMLSCAAYSYAAINFVDLVPLQHIHSKRQFLKILALSAIFCFSVVCGNTSLRYLPVSFNQAIGATTPFFTAIFAFVITCKKESAEVYLALLPVVFGIVVASNSEPLFHLFGFLVCLGSTAGRALKSVVQGIILTSEAEKLHSMNLLLYMAPMAAMILLPFTLYIEGNVAAVTAEKAKGDPFIVFLLIGNATVAYLVNLTNFLVTKHTSALTLQVLGNAKAAVAAVVSVLIFRNPVTVMGITGFAVTLMGVVLYSEAKKRSKVTTH; from the exons ATGGTGGAGGCACAGACATGGACGACGCGGCGGATGAGCAACCCGAGGCTGGAGACCGGCGCAAACGACCAAGTGCTGGACATTCCTGTGACCCCACCGGGGGATGTTCGCAACAACAACATGAGCTGGTCCTACTTTTCCTTCTCGCCTAACCTTATGACGGCCATGATCATCGCCTCCTGGTACTTCTCCAACATCG TACTTCTTCTTAACAAGTACCTCCTCAGCTTCTACGGCTTTCGCTACCCCATTTTCCTCACCATGCTCCACATGCTCTCCTGCGCCGCCTACAGCTACGCTGCCATCAACTTCGTCGATCTAGTCCCGCTCCAGCACATCCACTCCAAGCGACAGTTCCTCAAGATCCTCGCCCTCAGCGCTATCTTCTGCTTCTCAGTCGTCTGCGGCAACACCTCCCTCCGCTACCTCCCCGTGTCGTTTAACCAGGCAATCGGCGCCACGACGCCTTTCTTCACAGCCATATTCGCCTTTGTCATCACGTGCAAGAAGGAGTCCGCCGAGGTCTACCTCGCCCTCCTTCCCGTCGTCTTCGGGATCGTCGTGGCGAGCAACAGCGAGCCCTTGTTCCACTTGTTCGGATTCCTCGTCTGCTTGGGGTCCACCGCCGGCCGCGCATTGAAGTCCGTTGTACAAGGAATTATCTTAACCTCCGAGGCCGAGAAGCTCCATTCCATGAACCTGCTCTTGTACATGGCTCCCATGGCCGCGATGATTCTATTACCGTTCACGCTTTACATAGAGGGCAATGTGGCCGCGGTCACGGCCGAGAAGGCCAAAGGAGACCCCTTTATAGTCTTCTTGCTGATTGGGAATGCGACCGTGGCGTATTTGGTAAACTTGACGAATTTCTTGGTGACCAAACACACCAGCGCGCTGACTCTCCAAGTGTTAGGAAATGCCAAGGCGGCGGTGGCGGCGGTGGTCTCCGTTCTGATTTTCAGGAACCCCGTTACGGTCATGGGGATTACGGGTTTCGCCGTTACCCTAATGGGCGTGGTGCTCTACAGCGAGGCCAAGAAACGTTCCAAGGTTACCACTCAttaa